One genomic region from Melioribacteraceae bacterium encodes:
- a CDS encoding NADH:ubiquinone reductase (Na(+)-transporting) subunit D: MKRYKEILLDPIFNNNPIALQILGICSALAVTSKLETSIVMSLAVTFVTAISNFSVSLIRKHIPGSIRIIVEMTIIASLVIIADQIIKAFLYDISKQLSVYVGLIITNCIIMGRAEAFALQNPPGRSFLDGIGNGLGYSFVLLFVGFFRELIGSGKLLGYTIFQLNTEGGWYNPNGLFLLSPSAFIIIGLLIWAIRTWKPSQVEEA, from the coding sequence ATGAAGAGATATAAAGAGATACTGCTCGACCCTATTTTTAATAACAATCCGATCGCATTGCAGATTCTCGGAATCTGTTCTGCGCTTGCGGTTACATCAAAACTGGAAACCTCAATTGTTATGTCTCTTGCCGTGACTTTTGTAACGGCTATTTCAAATTTTTCGGTTAGTCTTATCAGAAAACATATTCCGGGAAGCATCAGAATAATAGTTGAGATGACAATTATTGCTTCGCTGGTTATTATAGCCGACCAGATAATAAAAGCGTTTCTGTACGATATAAGCAAGCAGCTTTCAGTTTATGTGGGGTTGATAATTACCAACTGTATTATAATGGGAAGAGCCGAAGCATTTGCGCTTCAGAACCCTCCGGGAAGAAGTTTTCTGGATGGAATTGGAAACGGCCTCGGCTATTCATTCGTCCTTTTATTCGTCGGATTTTTCCGTGAACTTATCGGTTCAGGTAAGCTGCTCGGATACACAATCTTTCAGCTTAACACGGAAGGCGGCTGGTATAATCCGAACGGATTATTCCTCCTCTCCCCCAGCGCATTTATTATTATAGGTCTGCTCATCTGGGCAATACGAACCTGGAAACCTTCACAAGTTGAGGAGGCATAG
- a CDS encoding NADH:ubiquinone reductase (Na(+)-transporting) subunit B, whose translation MKLLRQYLEKQEKHFHSGGKLERFYPIYEMVDAFLYTTAAPTKTASHVRDLIDLKRMMMTVVIALIPAVLMACYNTGLQANLGLQELGLAGSSHWQAQVIQWIGIGFDPSNILGNFIFGALYFLPVYIVTIAVGGIWEVIFAVVRKHEINEGFLVTSLLFPLILPPNIPYWQVAAGVTFGVVIAKEVFGGVGMNILNPALAGRAFLFFAYPAEISGDKVWVAVDGLSRATALAQFADPAMTPSYSWTDSFLGFIPGSMGETSALACLIGAVILIVSKVGSWKIMFSIVAGATLTTLGLNAIGSTSNPMFELPIYWHLVIGGFAFGTVFMATDPVSAAMTEQGKYIYGFLIGFLTIMVRVINPAFPEGMMLAILFMNVMAPIIDRYFINQNIKRRLARNVV comes from the coding sequence GTGAAGCTTTTAAGACAATATCTGGAAAAACAGGAAAAACATTTCCATTCAGGTGGAAAGCTGGAGAGATTCTACCCGATCTATGAAATGGTAGATGCTTTCCTTTATACTACTGCCGCTCCTACAAAAACAGCGTCGCATGTAAGAGATCTGATTGATCTTAAGAGAATGATGATGACCGTTGTTATTGCCCTTATACCGGCAGTTCTTATGGCTTGTTATAATACAGGTTTACAGGCAAATCTAGGATTACAGGAACTTGGCCTTGCAGGTTCATCCCACTGGCAGGCACAGGTTATTCAGTGGATTGGAATCGGTTTCGATCCTTCAAACATTTTAGGCAATTTTATTTTCGGCGCACTCTATTTTCTACCGGTTTATATAGTTACAATAGCTGTCGGCGGAATTTGGGAGGTAATCTTTGCTGTTGTCCGGAAACATGAAATTAACGAAGGATTTCTTGTTACATCTCTTTTATTCCCACTTATACTTCCTCCAAACATTCCTTACTGGCAGGTTGCTGCGGGAGTTACATTCGGTGTTGTGATTGCTAAAGAGGTCTTCGGAGGTGTAGGAATGAATATTCTCAATCCGGCTCTTGCAGGCCGCGCATTCCTTTTCTTTGCATATCCGGCTGAGATTTCTGGCGATAAAGTCTGGGTTGCGGTAGACGGATTAAGCCGCGCAACAGCATTGGCTCAATTTGCAGATCCCGCAATGACACCAAGCTATTCCTGGACCGACTCGTTCTTAGGATTCATTCCCGGTTCAATGGGAGAAACTTCGGCACTTGCATGTCTTATTGGTGCCGTTATTCTGATAGTAAGTAAAGTCGGCTCCTGGAAAATAATGTTCTCAATTGTGGCTGGCGCAACTCTAACAACATTAGGATTGAATGCGATTGGAAGCACCTCAAATCCGATGTTCGAACTGCCGATTTACTGGCATCTCGTAATTGGAGGATTCGCTTTCGGTACTGTATTTATGGCAACCGATCCGGTTAGTGCAGCTATGACAGAACAGGGTAAATACATCTACGGTTTCCTGATCGGATTTTTGACAATCATGGTAAGGGTTATTAATCCGGCATTCCCGGAAGGTATGATGCTTGCAATATTATTTATGAATGTTATGGCTCCAATAATAGATAGATACTTTATTAATCAAAACATTAAAAGGAGGCTAGCGAGAAATGTCGTCTGA
- a CDS encoding Na(+)-translocating NADH-quinone reductase subunit C, producing MSSDSTKKTIQVALGVCLVCSILVSSAAVSLGTRQAENKQLDKIKNILNAGGIDYQNKNPKELYDRLIKAVTVELESGNIIDPASKSELLKPENFDIKKLSNMSELSTSIPSGEDIAGIKRKPTHMIVYEVVDDNGEIEKYIFPVHGKGLWSTLYGFISFDKELKKVEGITFYEHGETPGLGGEVDNPLWKNTWKDKKAFDENGNYIIDVLKGKVDKSNPASEHQIDGLSGSTLTTRGVDNLLKYWLGENGYSAFLKKVREGGSHEEI from the coding sequence ATGTCGTCTGACAGCACTAAAAAAACGATTCAGGTGGCGCTGGGAGTATGTCTCGTTTGTTCTATACTGGTTTCATCCGCCGCAGTCTCCCTTGGCACCAGACAGGCTGAAAATAAACAGCTCGATAAAATTAAAAATATACTAAATGCCGGCGGAATAGATTATCAGAACAAGAATCCGAAAGAACTTTACGACAGGCTGATCAAAGCTGTTACCGTTGAGCTTGAATCTGGAAATATTATCGATCCGGCATCGAAATCGGAACTTCTTAAACCGGAAAATTTCGATATAAAAAAATTAAGCAATATGAGCGAGCTCAGTACAAGCATTCCGTCCGGAGAAGATATTGCCGGCATAAAACGGAAACCGACGCATATGATTGTCTACGAGGTTGTTGATGATAACGGTGAAATCGAAAAATATATTTTCCCGGTTCATGGAAAAGGACTCTGGTCCACTCTATACGGATTCATTTCATTTGATAAGGAATTGAAAAAAGTTGAAGGGATTACATTCTACGAACACGGCGAAACACCGGGATTAGGCGGCGAGGTAGATAACCCTCTCTGGAAAAATACCTGGAAAGACAAAAAAGCTTTCGATGAAAACGGTAACTACATAATTGATGTCCTCAAGGGAAAAGTTGATAAAAGCAATCCTGCGTCGGAACACCAGATAGACGGATTGTCGGGATCGACCCTCACAACACGCGGAGTCGACAACTTATTAAAATACTGGCTCGGTGAAAACGGCTACAGTGCTTTCCTCAAAAAAGTTAGAGAAGGTGGCTCCCATGAAGAGATATAA
- a CDS encoding FAD:protein FMN transferase, whose translation MIKFFIVISLLLLSSCGDAGTDNLISITGSTMGTTYSVKIVAGGNSPDINPDALKKKIDSVLVEVNNQMSTYIPESEISRFNQYTGSEWFNISNDFAFVLDESIRLGKLTGGSLDITVGPLVNIWGFGPDQRPRKIPTDEEISSSMKLIGLDKVEVNLNTPSVRKNINGLKVDLSATAKGFGVDKVVELLKDLGYTNIMVEIGGEVRVSGLNNKNEAWKIGISTPNQSGELNRVVPLNEMAMATSGDYWNYFEENGIRYSHTIDPVTGRPITHKLASVTVFDATCLRADGLATGIFVMGPERGYKFAVDMELPVYMIVKKGNGFEEIKSPGFIELFEK comes from the coding sequence ATGATAAAGTTTTTCATTGTTATCTCCCTTCTTCTTTTGTCTTCCTGCGGAGATGCCGGGACAGATAATCTTATCTCTATAACCGGGTCAACTATGGGTACAACTTATTCTGTTAAAATTGTCGCCGGGGGTAATTCACCCGATATAAATCCTGATGCTCTAAAGAAAAAAATCGATTCGGTCCTGGTTGAAGTAAATAATCAGATGTCTACTTACATACCTGAATCTGAAATCTCACGGTTTAATCAATACACTGGTTCTGAGTGGTTTAATATTTCAAACGACTTTGCGTTTGTTCTTGACGAATCTATCCGACTCGGGAAATTAACCGGCGGCAGTCTTGATATAACAGTTGGGCCGCTAGTGAATATCTGGGGATTCGGGCCCGATCAAAGGCCGCGAAAAATACCGACAGATGAGGAGATCTCCTCCAGTATGAAACTGATTGGGCTTGATAAGGTTGAAGTTAATTTAAATACTCCTTCAGTAAGAAAAAATATTAATGGATTAAAAGTTGACCTTTCGGCTACGGCAAAAGGTTTCGGAGTTGATAAAGTTGTTGAACTCTTAAAAGACCTCGGCTATACAAATATAATGGTGGAGATCGGCGGAGAAGTTCGTGTTTCGGGATTAAACAACAAAAACGAAGCTTGGAAAATCGGGATCTCTACACCAAATCAATCGGGAGAATTAAACCGGGTTGTTCCCTTAAACGAAATGGCAATGGCTACGTCGGGCGATTACTGGAATTATTTTGAGGAGAACGGAATTCGTTATTCCCATACAATCGACCCCGTTACCGGCCGGCCGATAACACATAAGCTTGCCTCGGTTACCGTATTCGATGCAACATGCTTGCGCGCGGATGGACTAGCAACCGGAATTTTCGTTATGGGTCCGGAAAGAGGATACAAATTTGCCGTTGATATGGAACTCCCTGTTTATATGATTGTTAAGAAAGGTAACGGATTTGAAGAAATTAAATCACCCGGATTCATTGAATTATTTGAAAAGTAA
- the nqrE gene encoding NADH:ubiquinone reductase (Na(+)-transporting) subunit E yields MFEHYLSLFIKSVFIENMALAFFLGMCTFVAISKRVESAVGLGIAVVVVQAITLPVNNLLYNYVIREGALKALGLGDLDLTFLGLITYIGVIAAMVQILEMVLDKFVPKLYNALGIFLPLITVNCAILGGTLFMVERDYTFPESVVYGVGSGAGFAIAVIALAGIREKMKYSNVPEGLRGLGITFITVGLMAIAFMLFSGIQL; encoded by the coding sequence ATGTTTGAACATTATTTAAGTCTGTTTATTAAATCGGTCTTTATAGAAAATATGGCGCTCGCCTTTTTCCTCGGCATGTGTACATTTGTTGCTATTTCTAAGAGAGTCGAAAGTGCAGTTGGACTTGGAATTGCCGTTGTCGTAGTTCAAGCCATTACACTGCCGGTTAACAACCTTCTGTATAATTATGTTATAAGAGAAGGAGCGCTTAAAGCACTCGGTTTGGGCGATTTGGATTTAACGTTTCTCGGATTGATTACATATATCGGTGTAATTGCTGCAATGGTTCAGATTCTCGAGATGGTGCTGGATAAATTCGTTCCCAAGCTTTACAACGCGCTCGGAATATTCCTCCCCCTCATTACTGTAAACTGCGCTATACTCGGCGGAACTCTATTTATGGTTGAACGCGATTATACTTTCCCGGAAAGCGTTGTTTACGGCGTTGGGTCCGGAGCGGGGTTCGCAATTGCAGTAATTGCCCTTGCCGGTATACGCGAAAAAATGAAATACAGCAATGTTCCCGAAGGTCTTAGAGGTCTTGGAATTACGTTTATTACTGTAGGATTAATGGCTATTGCATTCATGCTTTTTTCTGGTATTCAATTATAA
- the nagA gene encoding N-acetylglucosamine-6-phosphate deacetylase encodes MPSIAQQKIEGIFYLDGQPVSITVIDGKIDQIDRNVELNEDSRKVFIAPGLIDNQVNGINGVSFSFGQSELNVQGVLEATKVLWQRGVTTYLPTLTTNSHELLLKNLSILESARKDESSLGSIAGYHLEGPYISPADGYRGAHSINFVRKPDWNEFMEYYRTAGKRILTVTVAPEIEGAIEFIKKCSELGIVVALGHHNATTGIINRAVEYGAKISTHLGNAMSNTINRHVNPLWPQLSNDGLMISIICDGFHLLPEQIRVFYKVKGAERTIITSDVTMYANLTPGVYKNIDGEDIELSSDGRIFYPAQNNLAGSASTIDKGVGHIMKVTGCSLSDAIKMASTNPAQLYGLNDRGKIETGKRADIILFTIEDYRMKILKTIVNGKVVYEASE; translated from the coding sequence ATGCCATCCATTGCCCAGCAGAAGATAGAAGGAATATTCTACCTTGATGGGCAGCCGGTTTCAATTACAGTTATTGATGGGAAAATAGATCAGATAGATAGAAATGTTGAATTGAATGAAGATAGCAGGAAAGTATTCATAGCGCCCGGACTGATAGATAATCAGGTTAACGGAATAAACGGTGTTTCATTCTCTTTCGGTCAATCAGAGCTTAACGTTCAAGGTGTACTTGAAGCTACGAAAGTACTCTGGCAAAGAGGTGTAACAACATATCTCCCGACTCTTACAACTAACAGTCATGAACTGCTTCTTAAAAATCTTTCCATATTGGAATCCGCGAGAAAAGATGAATCGTCTCTCGGATCAATTGCAGGGTATCATCTTGAAGGCCCTTATATCTCGCCGGCGGATGGTTACAGAGGAGCGCATTCGATTAATTTTGTGCGGAAGCCCGACTGGAATGAATTTATGGAATATTACAGAACGGCAGGGAAGAGAATTTTGACGGTTACGGTTGCGCCGGAGATTGAAGGCGCGATTGAATTTATAAAGAAGTGCAGTGAGCTCGGGATTGTAGTTGCCCTGGGCCATCATAACGCAACAACCGGTATAATAAACCGTGCTGTTGAATACGGCGCAAAAATTTCCACTCATCTCGGAAATGCGATGAGTAACACAATCAACAGGCACGTTAATCCTCTCTGGCCACAGTTGTCGAATGACGGACTTATGATCAGCATAATATGCGACGGATTCCATCTGCTTCCGGAACAGATCCGAGTTTTCTACAAAGTAAAGGGTGCGGAAAGAACCATCATAACCTCCGATGTAACAATGTACGCCAACCTGACTCCCGGAGTCTATAAGAATATTGACGGTGAGGATATTGAGTTAAGCAGCGACGGCAGAATATTCTATCCCGCCCAGAATAATCTGGCGGGCTCGGCCTCTACTATTGATAAGGGTGTGGGTCATATTATGAAGGTTACCGGATGTTCACTTTCAGATGCTATTAAAATGGCAAGCACAAACCCCGCACAACTCTATGGACTAAATGATCGCGGCAAAATTGAAACCGGAAAACGTGCCGATATTATTCTTTTTACAATAGAAGATTACCGGATGAAGATTCTGAAAACGATTGTAAACGGAAAAGTTGTTTACGAGGCATCTGAATAG
- the nqrF gene encoding NADH:ubiquinone reductase (Na(+)-transporting) subunit F, translating into MDGINIIFIGVVMFTLIVLALVGLILFAKSKLVASGNVKININDDQEKSITVPIGGKLLNVLADNRIYLPSACGGGGTCGECKCIVTDGAGDVLPTEKSKLNRKQIREHYRLSCQVPVKNNLRIEVPAEVFDIKKWECTVVSNRNVATFIKELVLKLPEGENVDFRAGGYIQIEAPPHELDFSKDFIIEEEYRDAWDKYNVWQYKSKVTEPIVRAYSMANFPLEVGKIMLNVRVATPPANPPGLPPGKMSSYIFALKPGDKVTISGPYGEFFAKKTNNEMVFIGGGAGMAPMRSHIFDQLLRLDSTRKMTYWYGARSVREIFYKEDFDKLTAEHKNFTWNVALSEPLPEDNWTGYVGFIHQVLYDNYLKNHPAPEDCEYYICGPPMMNSAVLNLLHNLGIEPENILLDDFGG; encoded by the coding sequence ATGGACGGAATCAACATAATATTTATCGGCGTTGTAATGTTCACACTGATTGTGTTGGCCCTTGTTGGACTGATTTTATTTGCAAAATCGAAACTTGTTGCATCAGGTAATGTAAAGATTAATATTAACGACGATCAGGAAAAATCAATTACAGTTCCTATCGGAGGCAAGCTTCTGAATGTACTGGCCGACAACAGAATTTACCTTCCATCGGCTTGCGGAGGGGGCGGTACCTGCGGCGAATGCAAATGCATTGTTACTGATGGAGCCGGCGACGTTCTTCCAACAGAAAAATCAAAATTGAACAGAAAACAGATACGCGAACATTACCGGTTAAGCTGCCAGGTTCCGGTAAAAAATAATCTTAGAATAGAAGTCCCGGCAGAAGTTTTCGACATTAAGAAATGGGAATGCACGGTAGTCTCAAACCGCAACGTTGCTACTTTTATAAAAGAACTTGTATTAAAACTGCCCGAAGGTGAGAATGTGGATTTCCGCGCAGGAGGATATATTCAGATCGAAGCGCCTCCTCACGAACTCGACTTCAGTAAAGACTTCATTATAGAAGAAGAGTACAGGGACGCATGGGATAAGTATAACGTATGGCAATACAAATCGAAAGTTACAGAACCGATTGTGCGGGCTTATTCGATGGCCAACTTCCCTCTCGAAGTCGGAAAGATCATGCTCAACGTAAGAGTTGCAACTCCTCCGGCTAATCCTCCAGGTTTACCTCCGGGGAAAATGTCCTCTTATATTTTTGCGCTCAAACCGGGCGATAAAGTAACCATCTCCGGACCATACGGAGAATTCTTCGCGAAAAAGACTAATAACGAGATGGTATTTATCGGAGGCGGCGCCGGAATGGCCCCGATGCGCTCTCACATCTTCGATCAATTGTTAAGATTGGATTCAACTCGCAAAATGACTTACTGGTACGGCGCAAGAAGTGTGAGAGAAATTTTCTATAAAGAGGATTTTGATAAGCTTACAGCAGAACATAAAAACTTCACATGGAATGTGGCTTTATCCGAGCCTCTTCCGGAGGATAACTGGACTGGCTACGTTGGATTCATTCATCAGGTTCTGTACGATAATTACCTTAAGAATCATCCGGCTCCGGAGGATTGTGAATACTATATCTGCGGTCCGCCGATGATGAACTCGGCTGTTCTGAATCTCCTGCATAATCTTGGTATAGAGCCCGAAAATATTCTGCTCGATGATTTCGGCGGTTAA
- a CDS encoding carbon-nitrogen hydrolase family protein translates to MKTSFSYAILFLFILSLITYESEAQNKLNDLNTGKLRIASCQFPVSPNISENLQWIEKQMIEAKLKKADIIHFPECALSGYAGVDLDSYENFNWDELYRATDSVMTLAKKFKLTVLLGSIHRLSGNNKPHNSLYLISSTGELIDRYDKRFCTDGDLKFFTPGDHFVTFEINGVKCGLLICFDLRFPELYREYKKLGVDLIFQSFHNARQGKGSIHPVIMPITAQAYAGVNFFYMSLTNSSSPQSWPCHFITPDGLIKNKSSLNVPEVLISDIDLTDKYYDASKSFRMDAINGKLNSGETVKDPLSADRKSLR, encoded by the coding sequence ATGAAGACTTCATTCTCATACGCCATATTATTCTTATTTATACTTTCTTTGATAACATATGAATCGGAAGCCCAGAATAAATTAAACGACTTGAACACCGGTAAGCTTCGTATTGCGTCGTGTCAGTTTCCCGTTTCACCCAATATTTCCGAAAATCTCCAATGGATTGAAAAGCAGATGATCGAGGCAAAATTAAAAAAAGCGGATATAATTCACTTTCCCGAGTGCGCTCTATCCGGTTATGCGGGTGTTGATCTGGATTCTTATGAGAACTTTAACTGGGATGAGCTCTACCGCGCTACCGATTCGGTTATGACTCTCGCAAAGAAATTCAAGCTGACTGTTTTACTCGGTTCAATCCACAGACTGAGCGGAAACAATAAGCCGCACAACAGTCTCTATCTTATAAGTTCTACAGGCGAGTTAATAGACCGTTACGATAAACGGTTTTGCACGGACGGAGATCTCAAGTTTTTTACACCGGGAGATCACTTTGTAACATTCGAAATTAACGGTGTTAAATGCGGGCTTCTAATCTGTTTCGACCTGCGTTTCCCCGAACTTTACAGGGAGTATAAGAAACTTGGAGTTGATCTTATTTTCCAATCATTTCACAATGCCAGACAGGGTAAAGGAAGCATTCACCCTGTTATAATGCCTATTACTGCACAGGCTTACGCTGGAGTAAATTTTTTCTATATGTCTCTTACAAACTCCTCTTCGCCTCAAAGCTGGCCCTGCCATTTTATTACGCCGGACGGATTAATCAAGAACAAATCTTCTTTGAACGTTCCTGAAGTACTAATCTCGGATATCGATTTAACAGACAAGTATTACGATGCAAGCAAAAGCTTCAGGATGGATGCGATAAACGGAAAGCTGAACAGCGGAGAAACTGTGAAAGATCCTTTATCGGCTGACAGAAAATCATTACGCTGA
- a CDS encoding efflux RND transporter periplasmic adaptor subunit produces MKKKYFIYGIIGIAVIVTAFLLLSKGESEESKFSFVEVKKGKITNAITSTGTLEALSTVEVGTQVSGRIANLFVDFNDEVRKGELLALIDTTLLAAQVRDQLAILERTKAQYNEALAKHERNKKLFDKKFISELDFIASKTAIESALASLKSAEFAIEKARTNLEYAFITAPISGKIINRNVEQGQTVAASLSAPTLFTMVEDLSSMRILANVDEGDIGQIKVGQKVSFTVQAFQDKKFEGEVSQIRLSPQTISNVVNYTVVVTADNKEKLLLPGMTATVDFYVAEKEDVLIVPNVALRFTPPDEMMEEYTKRMEERLKNMPDSLKNRGMGMGMGQMGGQGAASGMNFQRSGQQGSRNRNFGRVWYLDEDGKLAMGMMSLGITDGKNTEMVRSRNITEGMQLITGVVEADTKTSNSNPLNPTQQNRTPGFGRGF; encoded by the coding sequence ATGAAAAAGAAATATTTTATTTACGGCATAATCGGTATCGCCGTTATTGTTACGGCTTTTCTTCTTCTCAGCAAAGGGGAATCGGAGGAAAGCAAATTTTCGTTTGTAGAGGTTAAAAAAGGTAAAATAACAAATGCTATTACAAGTACAGGCACGCTCGAAGCGCTCTCTACAGTAGAAGTCGGAACACAGGTCTCCGGAAGAATTGCAAATTTGTTTGTAGATTTTAACGACGAGGTAAGAAAAGGAGAGCTTCTTGCTCTTATTGATACCACACTTCTTGCCGCCCAGGTGAGAGATCAGCTTGCAATTCTTGAGCGAACCAAAGCTCAATACAACGAAGCACTTGCAAAACACGAACGGAATAAAAAACTATTCGATAAGAAATTTATTTCCGAACTCGATTTTATTGCATCCAAAACGGCGATCGAATCCGCTCTGGCTTCTCTTAAGTCCGCCGAGTTCGCTATCGAAAAAGCCAGGACCAATCTTGAATATGCTTTCATAACCGCTCCGATCTCCGGCAAAATAATCAACCGGAACGTTGAACAGGGTCAGACGGTTGCCGCAAGCCTTTCCGCTCCAACACTTTTTACAATGGTGGAGGATCTTTCGTCGATGAGGATTCTGGCAAATGTTGATGAAGGTGATATAGGCCAGATTAAAGTGGGCCAGAAGGTTTCTTTTACTGTTCAGGCGTTTCAGGATAAAAAATTCGAAGGGGAAGTATCTCAGATCAGATTAAGCCCTCAAACAATCTCGAACGTTGTCAATTATACTGTTGTTGTAACCGCTGATAATAAAGAAAAGTTACTGCTTCCGGGAATGACAGCTACTGTCGATTTCTATGTAGCCGAAAAGGAGGATGTGCTTATCGTTCCTAATGTTGCGCTCCGCTTTACACCGCCCGACGAAATGATGGAAGAATATACTAAGAGAATGGAAGAAAGATTAAAGAATATGCCCGATAGTCTGAAGAACAGAGGAATGGGTATGGGAATGGGTCAGATGGGCGGACAGGGTGCCGCATCCGGAATGAACTTCCAGAGAAGCGGACAGCAGGGAAGCAGAAACAGAAACTTCGGAAGAGTCTGGTATCTCGATGAAGATGGAAAGCTTGCTATGGGTATGATGTCACTCGGTATTACTGACGGGAAAAACACCGAAATGGTACGAAGCAGAAATATTACGGAAGGAATGCAGCTTATAACCGGAGTTGTTGAAGCAGATACAAAGACAAGCAATTCTAATCCATTAAATCCGACACAGCAGAACAGGACTCCGGGTTTTGGTAGAGGATTCTAA
- a CDS encoding Na(+)-translocating NADH-quinone reductase subunit A, producing MGIIKLKKGLDLPIKGKPVQEISNSNNVKRVALLGNDYPGMKPTMLVKEGDTVKLGDPLFTDKKNPKIKFTSPGSGKVVEINRGDMRIFLSLVIELNGNEEIKFPVTNQGDLKNLTREDVVHRLIESGEWTSIRVRPFSKIADPDSTPHAIFVTAMDTNPLAPSVEKIVTLNEGYFRNGLEVISRLTEGKVFVCKSPGAKIPVIDSPQISVEEFQGPHPAGNAGTHIHFLSPVGRKRFVWYLNAQDVIAIGHLFVTGRIMTDRVVSFAGSSVKNPRLIKTRRGASISDLINNELNDSNFRAISGSVLSGRAAVDSEAYIGRFHQQISVIPNPVKRNFLGWLNPFINNYTMKNVVFSKLSPSKEYEFTTELYGGKRAIVPSGSFEEVMPMDILPTYLLRALAVKDVEEAEQLGALELDEEDLALCTFACPSKLDYGPILRENLTIIEKEG from the coding sequence ATGGGAATAATCAAATTAAAAAAAGGATTGGACCTGCCGATCAAGGGAAAACCCGTTCAGGAGATATCCAATTCTAATAATGTAAAACGTGTTGCTCTCCTGGGTAACGACTATCCGGGTATGAAGCCGACAATGCTTGTAAAAGAAGGAGACACCGTTAAACTCGGAGATCCACTCTTCACCGACAAGAAAAATCCTAAAATTAAATTCACATCTCCGGGAAGCGGAAAAGTTGTTGAGATTAACCGTGGAGATATGAGAATTTTCCTTTCTCTTGTTATAGAGCTGAATGGTAATGAGGAAATTAAATTCCCTGTAACAAATCAGGGCGACCTGAAAAATCTTACACGCGAGGATGTTGTTCATCGCTTAATCGAATCGGGCGAATGGACATCTATAAGAGTCCGTCCTTTCAGCAAAATAGCGGATCCCGATTCAACTCCCCACGCAATTTTTGTTACGGCTATGGATACTAATCCTCTGGCTCCTTCGGTTGAAAAAATAGTCACTTTGAACGAAGGATATTTCAGGAACGGACTGGAAGTAATCTCCAGGCTTACCGAAGGCAAAGTATTCGTTTGTAAGTCGCCGGGAGCCAAAATACCGGTAATCGATTCACCACAGATTTCCGTAGAAGAGTTTCAGGGTCCGCATCCTGCCGGAAATGCCGGAACACATATTCATTTTCTTTCACCGGTCGGCAGAAAACGTTTTGTGTGGTATCTGAATGCACAGGACGTGATTGCAATAGGACATTTATTTGTAACCGGCAGAATCATGACGGATAGAGTAGTATCGTTCGCAGGCTCCTCGGTAAAAAATCCGAGATTGATTAAAACACGCCGCGGCGCATCGATTTCAGATCTGATCAATAACGAATTGAACGATTCCAACTTCAGAGCTATTTCGGGTTCGGTTCTTTCGGGCCGCGCCGCAGTAGACTCCGAAGCATATATCGGAAGATTTCACCAGCAGATTTCGGTAATCCCGAATCCAGTTAAGCGCAATTTCCTCGGCTGGCTGAATCCTTTCATAAATAATTACACAATGAAGAATGTTGTCTTTTCTAAACTTTCACCCTCAAAGGAATATGAGTTCACAACCGAACTTTACGGCGGTAAAAGAGCAATTGTTCCAAGCGGCAGCTTCGAAGAAGTTATGCCCATGGATATTCTTCCTACCTATCTTCTCAGAGCTCTTGCCGTAAAAGATGTTGAAGAGGCAGAACAGCTTGGCGCCCTTGAGCTTGACGAAGAGGATCTGGCTCTTTGTACTTTTGCCTGCCCTTCTAAATTAGACTATGGACCCATTCTAAGGGAAAATTTAACAATTATTGAAAAGGAAGGTTAA